GCCGGCCGTACTCCGTCGTGCTGCTCGACGAGGTGGAGAAGGCCCACCCCGAGGTCTTCGACATCCTGCTGCAGGTCCTCGACGACGGCCGACTCACCGACGGGCAGGGCCGCACCGTCGACTTCCGCAACACGCTGCTCATCCTCACCTCGAACCTCGGCTCGACGTACCTCGTCGACCCCACGCTCGACGAGGAGACGAAGCGCGACTCGGTGATGGCGGTCGTGCGGGCGTCGTTCAAGCCGGAGTTCCTCAACCGGCTCGACGAGACCGTCATGTTCGACCCGCTGAGCATCGACGACCTCGCCCACATCGTCGACCTGCAGCTCGACGAGCTGCGCCGCCGGCTCGCCGTGCGACGGATCGAGATCGAGGTCAGCGACGCGGCACGCTCGTGGCTCGGCACCACGGGCTACGACCCGGCGTACGGCGCCCGCCCGCTGCGCCGGTTGGTCCAGACGGCCATCGGCGACGCGCTCGCCCGCAAGCTCCTCGCCGGGGAGGTCACCGATGGCGGCACCGTGCGTGTCGACGTCGGCGACGACGGCCTGGTGCTCACCTGAGCCGGTGGAGTGCGGCGTGATGGAATGAGGACATGAGCGACGACGGCGCCGCCAAGCATCCACGGCCGAGCCAGGTGAGCCTGGCCGGCTGGGTGACGGTGAGCGCCTCGGTGCTGCTGCTGTTCGCGCTCTTCGAGGACATGTCGGGCCTGCGCAGCCTCGCGCTGCGCGAGGGCGTGACGGAGTACCTCGCCGAGCCGCCCGGCAGCAGCCTCGCGCTCGACGTCGACCAGGTGCTCACCCTGTTGCGGGTGGGGCTGATGGCCGCCGGCGCCTGTGCCGCGGCCTCGCTGGTGCTGGGCATCCACGTGCTCAAGGGCAACAAGGGTGCGCGGATCGCGTTGGTCCTGCCGGCGGTCTACCTCTTCCTCTGTGCCCTGCTGGCACCGATGACCGGCAGCTTCTTGGCCGTCATGATCTCCGTCTCCGCCGTTCTGCTGTGGTCGCGCCCGGCCAACGACTGGTTCGCCGGCAGGCCTCCCCTCACGCGAAAGGACCTGACGATGTCCGAGCAGTACCCCGGCCGACGTCCCGACGAGCACCAGCCCGGCCAGCAGCCGCCCCAGCCGCAGCCGCCCGCCTACGAGCAGCAGCCCCAGCAGCCCCCGGCGTACGAGCAGCAGCCCTACGGCCAGCCGGCGTACCCCCAGCCCGGCCAGCAACCCGGCCAGCAGCCCGGCCAGCCCTACGGCCAGCAGCCCTACCAGCCCTGGCCGGGAGCGGCGCCCAGCGGCGGTCAGCGCCCCGACAAGCGGCCCGGCACGGTCACCGCGGCCGCGTGGTTGACCTGGGTGTTCACCTCGATCACCGCGCTCTTCGCCACGGTGATGGTGGGGGTCTTCGCCGCCGCGTCCGACGAGATCGTCGACGAGCTGCGCGCCGACCCGGTCTGGACCGACCTGCAGGGGCAGCTCGACGCGGCCGGCCTCACCATCGACGACCTCACCACGATGATGCTGGTCGGCGGGATCGTCGTGCTCATCTGGTGCCTGGTCGCCTTCGTGGTCGCGATCTTCGCCTTCCGTCGCCAGAACTGGGCGCGGATCGTGCTGGTCGTGTCGGCTGCCGTGAGCGCCCTGGTCTGCCTCGTCACGATCGCCTCGTTCGTCACCGTGGTGCCGCTCGCCGCCTCGATCGCGACGATCGTGCTGCTCTTCGTCGGTGGCGCGAACGACTGGTACGCCCGTCGGGGCGCCCCGGGCGGCTACGGCCAGGGCCAGGGACCGCAGGAGCCGCCGCGCCCCTGGTGAGCGCGCGCCTCAGGCGTGCAGGTCGGCGGCGAGCAGCCGCTCGATGCCGGCGTCGATGAGGCCGGTGTCCTTGCAGAACGCCCAGCGCACGAGGTGGCGTCCCTCGTCGAGGTCGTCGTAGAAGACCTGCGACGGGATCGCCACGACGCCGGCCCGCTCGGGCAGGGCGAGGCAGAAGGCGCGGGAGTCGGCGTGGCCGTAGCGGCGTACGTCGGTGGTGACGAAGTAGGTGCCCTGGGGCACGTGGACGTCGACATCGAGCTGGCGCAGCCCGGCGCACAGCCGGTCGCGCTTCTCGGCGAGCTCGGCCGCGAGCGCGACGTGGAAGCCCTCCTCCTGGCGCAGCGCGTGTGCGATCGCGGGCTGCAGCGGTGCGCCCGAGGAGAACGACAGCCACTGCTTGGCGCCCTCGACCGCGCGCACCAGCTCGGCCGGTCCGGTCACCCAGCCGACCTTCCAACCGGTGAAGGAGAAGGTCTTGCCGGCGCTGGAGATCGTCAGCGTGCGCTCGGCCATCCCGGGCAGCGTCGCCAGCGGCACGTGCGCGTGGCCGTCGAAGGTCAGGTGCTCGTAGACCTCGTCGGTCACCACCACCAGGTCGTGGGCCTGGGCGATCTCGGCGATGAGTGCCCGCTCCTCGGCGTCGAGGACGCGCCCGGTCGGGTTGTGGGGGGAGTTGACGAGCAGGAGCTTGGCGCGCGGCCCGACCGCGGCCTCGAGCGCCTCGCGCTCGACCCGGAAGTCCGGGGCGCGCAGCGTCACGGGTCGGCGTACGCCGCCTGCCATCTGGATCATCGCGGTGTAGGAGTCGTAGTAGGGCTCGAGCACCACGACCTCGTCGCGCGGGTCGACGAGCCCCAGCAGCGCCGCGGCGATCGCCTCGGTCGCCCCCGTGGACACCGTCACCTCGCTCGCGGGGTCCCACGTGAGGCCGTAGTGGCGCTTCTGGTGCTCGACCACGGCCTCCCGCAGCTCGGGTACGCCGGAGCCCGGCGCGTACTGGTTGCGTCCGGCGCGCAGGGCCTCGACGGCAGCCTCGACGACCGAGGCCGGCCCGTCGACGTCGGGGAACCCCTGGCCGAGGTTGATCGCGTCGGTCCGCACCGCGAGCGCGGACATCTCGGTGAAGATCGTCGGCCGGATGCCGGCCAACCGGGCGGCGGCGCGTCCACTCATGCCACCCGACTCTAGGCCGACGGGCCACAATGGGGCCGTGACCACGGCTGCGACCCCTCCCCGCACCCGGCGCCGTGGGGCGTCGTACTGGATCGGGATCGCGCTGGTGCTCGCGGGCCTGGGCATCCTCGGCTACCTCGCGTGGCAGCTGTTCGGCACCAACGTCGTCGCCGAGCGCGAGCACAAGCGCCTGGTCGAGCAGACCGAGCAGGCCTGGGCCGAGCCGGGGCCGGTGCCGACCGGCGACGTCACCGCGCTCGTGCGGATCCCGCGGTTCGGTGACGACTACGTCGTCCCGGTGCTGGAGGGGATCGACGACGACGTCCTGCGCCGCGGCTTCGGGCACTTCGAGCACAGTGCCGAGGCCGGCGAGGTCGGCAACTACGCGATCGCCGGCCACCGGATCACCCATGGCGAGCCGCTGGCCGACATGCCCGAGCTGCGTCCCGGCGACGAGGTCATCGTCGAGACCCGCGAGGCGACCCACACCTACGTCCTCGACACCGACCCCAACGAGCTGATCGTGACGTTCGAGGACACCTGGGTCGTCGACGCGCTGCCCACCAACCCCGACCCGGGCGGGGTCCAGCCTGAGCAGGCCGAGGACCAGCGGCTGATCACGCTGACCACCTGTGCCGAGCTGTTCCGCACCGCCGACCGGATGATCGCCTTCGGCCACCTCGTCGAGACGGTGCCGCGCAAGCCCTAAGAGTGCTGGTCAGGGCAGCTGCGCGGGCGGGGTGCCGTCGCCGGGCTGCGGGCCGTAGCGCTCGCGCAGGCTCGCGGTATCGGTGAGCCGGAGCGCCGAGGCGTTGTAGGCCCGGTTGGTCGCGGGGTCGACCACGGAGACCCCGAGACCGGCGTCGGGCTCGCCCTGCCGCAGGATCGCGTACGTCGCGTCGAGCGTCGCGACCGGATCGACCCGCGCGCCGGGCTCGAGCTGCACCTCGCCGCGGTAGGTCCGTCCGCCGCTGAAGGTGTCGGAGAAGACGACGTCGGCCTCCGCCACGCCGGGCAGCTGCTCGATCTGCGTGACCAGCTCGGTCTCGCTCAGCGGCGTGTAGTCGGCCACCGGGTCCTCCTCCTGACCGCCGCACGCGGTCATCAGTACGAGTGCCAGGACGAGTCCCACGCTGCTGCCGACTCGGCGGCTCAAGCTCGTCACGGGTGCCCCGGGGCGACCTCGAAGACCAGGGCCGGGTCCGTGACCCCGGCGCTGGGGACGAACGCCGCGGAGTCCTCGAGCCACTGGTCGACCGAGGCCTGCAGGTCGGGCGGCAGGGTGCCGGGTCGCTGCGCCCCCGCGCCGGTCTCCGCGTAGTCGTCGAGGCCGTGGGCCTCCGCGATCGGCGACTGCTGGCCGTCGAAGGCACTGTCGGGCAGGTCGCGCACGATCGTGGTCCAGTTCGGCCGGTCGGGGTTGTCGGCGGCGTCGAGCTTGGGTACGGCGTCCTCGGCGTGCTCGATCGCGAGGACGGCGACGTCGTCGGGGATGGGGAACCGACCGATCGGCGACCCGGCTGTGAGGACGCTGTCGATGCCGAACTCGCGCTGGAGCGCGGGGTCGCTGGCGATCGCGGCGGCGATGATGCCGCCCTGGCTGTGGCCCATGAGCATCACCGGGTGCGCAGAGCTCAACCCCGCGTCGCGCATGGCCTGGGCGACCGCCTCGGTGATGATCGCGCGCTCCTGTTGGGTCATCAGGGTGACGTTGCTGGTCAGGTCGTAGCGGTTCGCCGGGTCGGCGACGGGGTCCCACACCTGGGTGCCGGGGATCTGGACGACGTACGCCGTCTGCCCGTCGCGCTGCACCGGCAGGATGTGCACCCGCGGCACCTGCACCTCGGTGCCGTCGCCGAGCACGACGGTGCGGTAGGCCTGGTCGCGCTCGAGGAGCAGCAGCTGCTCGATGAAGCGGTCGCCGGTGAGGTCGTAGGCGTGCCCCTCCGGACCCCGGTCGAAGGCGAAGGGGACGTCGTCGCGCAGCAGGCCGAAGCGTGCGGCCAGGGCCTGCAGCCCGATGATCGCGTCCTCATAGTCACCGGTCGGCCAGCGTCCGTCGGTGCCGAGCAGCACGGCGAGCGGACCCAACAGCGCCAGCGCGCTGCCCTGCAGCAGGCCGGGCGCCATCGTGGTGAGGGCGTCGAGCAGCCACGGGTGGTCGTCGAGGTTCTCATAGAGCAGGTAGCCGGTGATGCCGGTGCCGAGCGGGTTCAGCAGCAGCGAGCCGAGCAGGGCGGGGCCGGCGACGAACCCGGCGGCCGTCCACAGGTCCTCCTCCAGCTCGGCGAGGAGCTCGTCGGTCGCGCGGTAGAGCTCGACACCTTCGCGGACGACCTTCGCGAACGCCTCGAGCTCGACGCCCTCCCAGTCGGCGCCGCCCGGCGCGATCGTGGCGAGGGCGAGCGAGCCCTCGACCACGGCGACCTTGTCGGCGGCGACCACGAGTGCCTCGGCGAGGTGGGGGCTGAACGCCACCGCGCGCACCTCGCCACCGGCCTCCCGCAGGACGTCGGCGCTGAGGTCGAGGCGATCGGCGACCGCCAGCATGTCGTCGTAGCGCGCGGTGATCCCGCCAGCGCCGCCGTGTCCGTCGTACTCGCCCATCAGCTCCCCCGTCCGTCGCGCCGGTCGCGTGCGAGGCGCGTCGCGCGCTCGGCGGCGCCGGCGATCGCGGTCGTCAACACGTCGCGCAGGTCGTCGAGGCCCACCCGGCGGTGGTGGACACCGGCGGCGTCGACGCTGGTCTCGACCCAGCCGTCGGTGCCGAGCAGCAGACGCAGCACCTGCGAGGAGCTCCCGGGTGCGCTGAGGGCCAGGCTGAACTCCCCGCGCAGGGTGGCCAGCGAGGTGAGGAGGGCCGGCGGCTCCTCGGTGCCGAGCTGGGCGCACACGGCGCGGACGACAGCCTGGTCGTCGGCGCGCAGCGCGCGCACCAAGGTGGCGGTCAGCTCGGGGGGACAGCTGACCGGGACGACGTCGGGCCGGGGTGCCGCGGCGGCCTCCGCGCGGGCGGGCAGCAGGCGCAGCACCTCGTCGACCAGCTGGCTCGCCGGAAGGAGTGAGACCTCGGGGTCGGGGGCCAGGCCGATCGGCTGGTCCGGATCCGGCGTCGCGACGAGCCGGCGTACGACGCTCGCCGCGCCGGTCAGGTCGGAGGCCAGCGCGAAGGTGATCCCGGCCTGTCCGCGGGACGCCAGGCCGTGCATGCGCAGCCAGCCGCCGGTCAGCATCCGTGCCGCGGCCGTCAGGTCGGCGTTGTCGTCTGCAGCGTCCTCGCCCGGGAGTGGGCGGGCTGTGGCGGGGAGCTGCTCGGCGACGTCGCTGGGGACCGCCGCACGCCAGGCGTCCTCGGACACGATCCGCCGGTACGCCGTCAGGGCCGCGCTCCCTGCCCCGCTCACCAGGGCATCCGATCGCGCGCGAAGCCGACGAGGTCCTCGGCGTAGTCCCAGGTCCGGCGTGCCCCGTCCTCCACCCCGTCCGTCAGCGCGTCGACGGTGTCGTCCCAGGCGTCCTTCGCCGCGTTCCACGCCTCGAGCAGCGCACCCTGGCGGCTCTCGAGCGTCTGCGCCAGGGTGTCGAGGTCGTCGGCGGCGTCGTCGAAGCGGCGTGCGACGGTCTCGAAGGCCGCGGCGTGGTCGGCGAGCCGGTCGCGGTAGGTGTCGGCCGCCGCGCTCACCCACGCGATGCCGGCGCCGTCGCGCACCAGCAGCGCCTCGGCGCGGACCGTCGCGGCCTCGTCGCGCACCCGGCGAGCGAGTGCGCGGATGTCGTGTGGATCTCCCCCCGGCAGAACCATGCCCTCGAGTATGTCCCGGATCGGCGGATGACGACACCCTTCCCTACGCTGACGCCATGGCTGCCCCGACTGACACCGCCCCCCGCGCCGCGCTGGCCGAGCAGATCCGCACGAAGGCCGTCGTCCACGGTCGGGTGACGCTGTCCTCGGGCAAGGAGGCCGACTACTACGTCGACCTGCGCCGCGTCACCCTCGACGCGGAGGCCGCGCCGCTCGTCGGTCAGGTGATGCTCGACCTCACCGCGGACCTGGAGTACGACGCCGTCGGCGGGCTGACGCTCGGTGCCGACCCGGTGGCGACCGCGATGCTGCACGCGGCCGCGGCCCGGGGCCGGCGGCTGGACGCGTTCGTCGTGCGCAAGGCGGAGAAGGCGCACGGCAT
The nucleotide sequence above comes from Nocardioides massiliensis. Encoded proteins:
- a CDS encoding PGAP1-like alpha/beta domain-containing protein, with amino-acid sequence MGEYDGHGGAGGITARYDDMLAVADRLDLSADVLREAGGEVRAVAFSPHLAEALVVAADKVAVVEGSLALATIAPGGADWEGVELEAFAKVVREGVELYRATDELLAELEEDLWTAAGFVAGPALLGSLLLNPLGTGITGYLLYENLDDHPWLLDALTTMAPGLLQGSALALLGPLAVLLGTDGRWPTGDYEDAIIGLQALAARFGLLRDDVPFAFDRGPEGHAYDLTGDRFIEQLLLLERDQAYRTVVLGDGTEVQVPRVHILPVQRDGQTAYVVQIPGTQVWDPVADPANRYDLTSNVTLMTQQERAIITEAVAQAMRDAGLSSAHPVMLMGHSQGGIIAAAIASDPALQREFGIDSVLTAGSPIGRFPIPDDVAVLAIEHAEDAVPKLDAADNPDRPNWTTIVRDLPDSAFDGQQSPIAEAHGLDDYAETGAGAQRPGTLPPDLQASVDQWLEDSAAFVPSAGVTDPALVFEVAPGHP
- a CDS encoding pyridoxal phosphate-dependent aminotransferase, which encodes MSGRAAARLAGIRPTIFTEMSALAVRTDAINLGQGFPDVDGPASVVEAAVEALRAGRNQYAPGSGVPELREAVVEHQKRHYGLTWDPASEVTVSTGATEAIAAALLGLVDPRDEVVVLEPYYDSYTAMIQMAGGVRRPVTLRAPDFRVEREALEAAVGPRAKLLLVNSPHNPTGRVLDAEERALIAEIAQAHDLVVVTDEVYEHLTFDGHAHVPLATLPGMAERTLTISSAGKTFSFTGWKVGWVTGPAELVRAVEGAKQWLSFSSGAPLQPAIAHALRQEEGFHVALAAELAEKRDRLCAGLRQLDVDVHVPQGTYFVTTDVRRYGHADSRAFCLALPERAGVVAIPSQVFYDDLDEGRHLVRWAFCKDTGLIDAGIERLLAADLHA
- a CDS encoding class E sortase encodes the protein MTTAATPPRTRRRGASYWIGIALVLAGLGILGYLAWQLFGTNVVAEREHKRLVEQTEQAWAEPGPVPTGDVTALVRIPRFGDDYVVPVLEGIDDDVLRRGFGHFEHSAEAGEVGNYAIAGHRITHGEPLADMPELRPGDEVIVETREATHTYVLDTDPNELIVTFEDTWVVDALPTNPDPGGVQPEQAEDQRLITLTTCAELFRTADRMIAFGHLVETVPRKP
- the pyrE gene encoding orotate phosphoribosyltransferase, whose translation is MAAPTDTAPRAALAEQIRTKAVVHGRVTLSSGKEADYYVDLRRVTLDAEAAPLVGQVMLDLTADLEYDAVGGLTLGADPVATAMLHAAAARGRRLDAFVVRKAEKAHGMQRRVEGPDVAGRRVLAVEDTSTTGGSVLTAVEALEEAGAEVVAVAVIVDRGTGAQERVEAESGVGYRAAYGLADLGLA